A portion of the Halobacterium zhouii genome contains these proteins:
- a CDS encoding ribbon-helix-helix protein, CopG family, which translates to MPADRVTVSLDDDSRSALEQLTEQTEGSRSEVVREAISFYTANFESAKASNSDDLQTYYQMLTTGEHILLDVDLLHAFLNRVDDGDQHDSEFLETVDRVAHYHTQEYAKRFDSLGELLNWLSFCGFLTARKMEGDSYQVVFPSESVRWFMMRFIQGSIEDLPFEVEIEESVSKVLLTECED; encoded by the coding sequence ATGCCTGCAGACCGAGTGACGGTCTCTCTTGATGATGACTCGCGGTCCGCGCTCGAGCAACTCACCGAGCAAACGGAGGGGAGTCGAAGCGAGGTGGTCCGCGAGGCGATTTCGTTCTACACGGCGAACTTCGAGTCTGCGAAGGCGAGCAACAGCGACGACCTACAGACCTACTATCAGATGCTGACGACAGGCGAACACATTTTGCTAGACGTCGACCTGCTTCATGCGTTCCTGAACCGTGTGGACGACGGTGACCAGCACGACTCCGAGTTCCTCGAGACGGTCGATCGGGTCGCCCACTACCACACTCAGGAGTACGCGAAACGGTTCGATTCGCTGGGTGAGCTTCTCAACTGGCTCTCGTTCTGTGGTTTTCTGACGGCCCGAAAGATGGAGGGGGACAGTTACCAGGTTGTATTCCCATCCGAATCGGTGCGCTGGTTCATGATGCGGTTCATTCAGGGGAGTATCGAGGATCTCCCCTTCGAGGTAGAGATCGAGGAGAGCGTGTCGAAGGTGTTGTTGACCGAGTGTGAAGACTGA